In Kangiella profundi, one DNA window encodes the following:
- the holA gene encoding DNA polymerase III subunit delta — protein MKIYPEQLEKNLNTLYPVYLVAGDEPLQKMEAVDAIRAYCKQQGLLERQIIEEAGSSNPLNDQAGTMSLFAESRLLEWRFDKSIKKAHGEFIQSFINSEPQDVLLITAPKLSSEKRLAWYKTVEQKGLVIEAWPVPAERLGNWLSTRARKLGVMLEPDALATLIERCEGNLLAAQQDLQMLSLLSDGQPISSDNIKEYVGDSARYSVYELSDACLAGQTDRALRMLATLQAEGVYPLVPINQLLRECQLLADWAEQMAQGETLVNIMQSQRVWPKRQKLLQAAMSKGSVKKWYALVQRLTYLDKSAKGQADADVWQELAHVVCLMTNCNPLRGSGVPPAKPKVSPEQGLSDLKKSLGMN, from the coding sequence GTGAAAATCTATCCCGAACAGCTGGAAAAAAACCTTAATACACTGTATCCGGTTTATCTGGTTGCTGGGGACGAACCATTGCAGAAAATGGAGGCGGTCGATGCCATTCGTGCTTATTGCAAACAACAGGGTTTGCTCGAACGACAAATTATTGAAGAAGCGGGTAGTAGTAATCCGCTAAACGATCAGGCTGGCACCATGTCATTGTTTGCTGAGAGCCGACTGCTCGAATGGCGCTTTGATAAAAGCATTAAAAAAGCCCATGGCGAATTTATCCAATCCTTCATTAACAGTGAGCCGCAGGATGTGTTGCTGATCACTGCGCCAAAACTTTCCTCTGAAAAACGTCTGGCCTGGTATAAAACTGTTGAGCAGAAAGGTCTGGTGATTGAAGCCTGGCCGGTACCAGCTGAGCGTCTGGGCAACTGGTTATCAACTCGTGCCCGCAAACTTGGAGTCATGTTAGAGCCTGATGCTTTGGCAACCTTGATTGAGCGCTGTGAAGGCAATCTATTGGCCGCGCAGCAGGATTTGCAAATGTTGTCACTGCTATCTGATGGACAACCGATTAGCTCAGACAACATTAAAGAATATGTCGGTGACAGTGCCCGCTACTCCGTCTATGAGTTATCTGATGCTTGTCTTGCAGGCCAGACCGATCGGGCTCTTCGCATGTTAGCAACATTGCAGGCTGAAGGCGTCTATCCACTGGTGCCGATAAATCAGTTGTTACGCGAGTGTCAGTTACTGGCCGACTGGGCTGAGCAGATGGCACAGGGTGAAACATTGGTCAATATCATGCAGAGCCAGCGAGTCTGGCCCAAGCGACAGAAATTATTACAGGCTGCCATGAGTAAGGGCAGCGTTAAAAAATGGTATGCGCTGGTGCAGCGTCTGACTTATCTTGATAAGTCCGCTAAAGGACAGGCTGATGCAGATGTCTGGCAGGAGCTGGCGCATGTGGTTTGTCTGATGACCAATTGTAATCCGCTTCGTGGCAGTGGAGTGCCGCCAGCCAAGCCAAAGGTAAGTCCTGAACAGGGTCTATCAGACCTGAAAAAATCATTAGGAATGAATTAG
- the nadD gene encoding nicotinate-nucleotide adenylyltransferase, with protein sequence MNTSCGMVHIILGGTFDPVHLGHLRMAQEMLNRFPEAQVSLMPAAYPPHRPTPGATTEQRIEMLNLVLETTPHLALDTRELEREEPSYSVVTLRHLRLEIGDNPLIFLMGTDAFAKLDSWYHWQELLDLCNILVVGRPSSELPQQGPVAELYQQQRVSKPEELAHFARGKIGFCEMPQLDISSTYIREQIKSGFSPRFLLPDVILDYIQRHGLYGYQAHSPKGN encoded by the coding sequence ATGAACACCAGTTGCGGTATGGTTCATATCATTCTTGGTGGCACATTCGATCCGGTTCATCTTGGTCATTTACGCATGGCCCAGGAAATGCTCAATCGTTTTCCCGAGGCGCAGGTTTCCTTGATGCCCGCAGCCTATCCGCCACATCGACCAACCCCTGGCGCAACTACTGAGCAACGTATTGAGATGCTCAATCTAGTACTGGAAACCACACCTCACCTGGCTCTGGATACCCGTGAGCTTGAGCGAGAAGAGCCAAGTTACAGCGTCGTGACTTTGCGCCATTTACGTTTAGAAATTGGCGATAACCCATTGATTTTCTTGATGGGTACTGATGCCTTTGCAAAACTGGATAGTTGGTATCATTGGCAGGAACTGCTGGATTTATGCAATATTCTGGTGGTGGGGCGTCCCAGTAGTGAGCTGCCACAACAAGGGCCAGTGGCCGAACTTTATCAACAGCAAAGAGTCAGTAAGCCAGAAGAGTTAGCACATTTTGCTCGCGGTAAAATTGGTTTTTGCGAAATGCCCCAACTGGATATTTCCTCAACCTATATCCGCGAACAAATAAAAAGCGGATTTTCGCCACGTTTTCTGTTACCTGATGTTATACTAGACTATATTCAACGGCATGGCCTCTATGGCTATCAAGCACATTCACCCAAAGGTAATTAA
- the rodA gene encoding rod shape-determining protein RodA: MALLSSTANSHKERYSLLWRWHIDAPLLLGIIALMCFSLLAVYSAGGESIGLVKRQAVRFAAGLVVMFVLAQFEPRTFRQWAPALYAVGVLFLIAVLLFGETSKGAQRWIDIGIRFQPSEIMKLAVPLMVAWYFAEKALPPSFLQTVGSLVLVFTPVVLIMLQPDLGTSLLIGASGLFVVFFAGIRWRYILGAILLAGVLIPIMWFFVMHDYQKGRVLTFLNPERDPLGAGYHIIQSQIAIGSGGIYGKGWLNGTQSQLEFLPERHTDFIFAVIGEEFGLVGIMLLLALYAFVIVRGIYISLQGQETFSRLLGAALILTFFIYIFVNIGMVSGLLPVVGLPLPLISYGGTSIVTLMAAFGILMSIQTHRRLHST; encoded by the coding sequence ATGGCTCTGCTCAGTAGTACCGCAAACAGCCATAAAGAGCGTTACAGTTTGCTGTGGCGCTGGCACATAGATGCACCACTGTTGTTAGGCATTATCGCGTTGATGTGTTTCAGTTTGCTGGCCGTTTATAGCGCCGGTGGTGAGAGTATTGGATTGGTAAAACGTCAGGCAGTACGTTTCGCTGCGGGACTGGTTGTGATGTTTGTGTTGGCGCAGTTTGAGCCAAGAACTTTTCGCCAATGGGCTCCCGCGTTGTATGCCGTTGGTGTCCTGTTTTTGATAGCGGTTCTTTTGTTTGGTGAAACAAGCAAGGGCGCACAACGTTGGATTGATATTGGAATTCGTTTTCAGCCTTCAGAAATCATGAAACTGGCTGTGCCGTTAATGGTTGCATGGTATTTTGCTGAAAAGGCGCTACCACCTTCGTTCCTGCAAACGGTGGGAAGTCTGGTGCTGGTCTTTACGCCTGTGGTTCTGATCATGCTACAGCCTGATCTGGGCACTTCGTTATTGATCGGTGCATCTGGTCTATTTGTGGTGTTCTTTGCCGGAATCCGCTGGCGATATATCCTCGGTGCCATTTTATTGGCTGGTGTTCTAATTCCCATCATGTGGTTCTTTGTCATGCACGACTATCAAAAAGGTCGAGTGCTGACATTCCTCAATCCCGAACGCGATCCACTAGGTGCGGGTTATCACATCATTCAATCCCAGATAGCTATTGGATCAGGTGGTATTTATGGCAAAGGTTGGCTAAACGGAACTCAGTCTCAGCTTGAGTTTCTACCGGAGCGGCATACTGATTTTATTTTTGCCGTTATAGGTGAAGAATTTGGCCTGGTTGGAATTATGCTTTTATTGGCACTTTATGCGTTTGTGATTGTCCGAGGTATTTATATCAGTTTGCAAGGACAGGAAACTTTTAGCCGACTATTGGGCGCAGCGCTTATTTTAACTTTCTTTATCTATATTTTTGTAAATATAGGCATGGTCAGTGGTTTGTTACCTGTGGTCGGGCTACCATTACCGTTAATCAGTTATGGCGGTACTTCAATTGTTACCCTGATGGCCGCCTTTGGTATTCTGATGTCGATTCAAACTCATCGACGACTGCATTCAACATAA
- the mltB gene encoding lytic murein transglycosylase B: protein MTTNIKKTIGTLVLACSCALSGMTVQANSELDKAPTDAKAFASYMHKKHGFTEDYVQMILDKVEVRQSILDAISRPAESKDWYEYRPIFIEQKRIKQGVQFWLEHEDILMRAQEKYQVPAEIIAAIIGVETRYGRVMGSFPVIDAISTLAFHYPKRGAFFAGELEEYFVLAREQGWDLAEPKGSYAGAMGMGQFIPTSYRHYAVDFDGDGNINLFDNVEDAIGSVANYFHVHGWRMGEPVAEYLSTPEQKLVEQFRNDSLKPQFTIGEMKLAGLEYDGPLAENDIAGIYAFKQESKEDYWLGFHNFYVITRYNRSPLYAMAVHQLSLEIKDAVEHAKQTSVEEK, encoded by the coding sequence ATGACAACAAATATAAAAAAGACAATCGGAACATTAGTTTTAGCTTGCTCCTGTGCGCTTTCAGGCATGACGGTGCAAGCCAATTCGGAGCTGGATAAAGCCCCAACTGATGCAAAAGCATTTGCCAGCTATATGCATAAGAAGCATGGTTTTACTGAAGACTATGTGCAGATGATTCTGGATAAGGTCGAAGTTCGGCAGTCCATTTTGGACGCCATAAGCCGGCCAGCAGAAAGCAAGGATTGGTATGAGTATCGCCCAATCTTTATTGAACAGAAACGTATCAAGCAAGGTGTCCAGTTTTGGCTAGAGCATGAAGATATTCTGATGCGTGCGCAGGAAAAGTATCAGGTACCTGCAGAAATCATTGCTGCGATTATTGGCGTAGAAACTCGCTACGGCAGAGTGATGGGCAGTTTCCCTGTGATTGATGCCATCTCAACTTTGGCGTTCCATTATCCCAAACGTGGTGCTTTCTTTGCTGGTGAGTTAGAAGAGTATTTTGTACTGGCTCGTGAGCAGGGCTGGGATCTGGCTGAGCCCAAAGGTTCATACGCCGGCGCTATGGGAATGGGGCAGTTTATTCCTACCTCTTATCGTCATTACGCAGTCGATTTTGACGGCGACGGTAATATCAACCTGTTTGACAATGTTGAAGATGCAATTGGCAGTGTTGCCAATTATTTCCATGTCCATGGCTGGCGAATGGGTGAGCCTGTAGCAGAATATTTGTCGACGCCTGAGCAAAAACTTGTAGAACAATTCCGTAATGACTCGCTGAAACCGCAGTTTACCATTGGCGAGATGAAGTTGGCTGGTCTTGAATATGATGGTCCTTTGGCTGAAAACGATATTGCAGGAATTTATGCGTTCAAGCAGGAAAGCAAAGAAGATTATTGGCTAGGTTTTCACAACTTTTATGTCATCACCCGTTATAATCGTAGCCCTCTGTATGCCATGGCCGTTCACCAGTTGAGCCTCGAAATAAAAGATGCTGTGGAACATGCCAAGCAAACGTCGGTCGAAGAAAAGTAG
- the leuS gene encoding leucine--tRNA ligase, translating to MQLSEQSLPEHYQPSEIEGKIQQKWQQNKTFKAVEDASREKYYCLSMFPYPSGRLHMGHVRNYTIGDVISRFQRMQGKNVLQPIGWDAFGLPAENAAVKNKASPAPWTYENIEYMKGQLKMLGFAYDWDRELATCKPEYYRWEQWFFTKLYEKGLVYKKTSSVNWCPNDQTVLANEQVVDGACWRCDTPVEQKEIPQWFIKITAYAEELLNDLDKLDGWPEMVKTMQRNWIGRSEGVEVEFSVENGNGDGVEPLHVYTTRPDTLYGVTYLAVAAAHPLATKAAKNNPELAAFVDECKHSKVSEAEMATMEKKGMPTGIYAVHPLSGKKVPVWVANFVLMDYGTGAVMAVPGHDQRDYEFATKYGIDIAPVVKPADGSELDISEQAHTEKGILFNSGEFDGLDFDKAFAAITAKLEAESKGKKTVNYRLRDWGVSRQRYWGAPIPMINMPDGSVVPAPEDQLPVRLPEDVVMDGVTSPLNTDEEWKKAIVDGVEGVRETDTFDTFMESSWYYARYTSTGYEDGMLNPEQANYWLPVDQYIGGIEHATMHLMYFRFFHKLLRDAGLVNSDEPAKQLLCQGMVLADAFYYTDDKGARHWVSPLEVEVVERDDKGRIIKAVDSEGREVIHAGMTKMSKSKNNGIDPQSMVDEYGADTMRLYTMFASPPDQALEWQDSAVEGSLRFLRRLWKLVQSHQQKGPVTKLDAASLNNDQKALRRKTHETIAKVTDDYARRYTFNTAIAAVMELLNHVSKAEESSEQDRAVVQEALDAAVLMLTPIVPHICTILWQALGSLVGEERVDVVDAQWPTADKSAMVQDEKLIIVQVNGKVRAKITVAADASKEEVEKLAMADEHVQKFIADNTVRKVIVVPGKLVNIVAN from the coding sequence ATGCAACTATCAGAACAATCTCTACCAGAACATTATCAACCTTCTGAAATTGAAGGAAAAATCCAGCAAAAGTGGCAACAGAACAAGACTTTCAAAGCGGTGGAAGATGCTTCCCGAGAGAAGTATTACTGCCTGAGCATGTTTCCCTATCCGAGTGGCCGATTGCACATGGGTCACGTGCGCAACTACACCATCGGTGATGTGATTTCGCGTTTCCAGCGCATGCAGGGCAAGAATGTGTTGCAGCCGATTGGTTGGGATGCTTTTGGTTTGCCTGCGGAAAATGCGGCGGTAAAGAACAAGGCATCGCCAGCGCCCTGGACTTATGAAAATATCGAATACATGAAAGGTCAGCTGAAAATGCTGGGCTTTGCTTACGACTGGGATCGCGAGCTGGCGACCTGTAAGCCGGAATATTATCGCTGGGAGCAATGGTTCTTCACCAAGTTGTATGAGAAAGGTCTGGTCTACAAAAAGACTTCTTCGGTCAACTGGTGCCCGAATGACCAGACGGTTCTTGCTAATGAGCAGGTGGTTGATGGTGCCTGTTGGCGTTGTGATACGCCGGTTGAGCAGAAAGAAATTCCACAGTGGTTTATTAAGATCACTGCCTACGCTGAAGAGTTGTTGAATGATTTGGATAAGCTGGATGGTTGGCCTGAGATGGTTAAGACCATGCAGCGTAACTGGATTGGTCGCTCGGAAGGTGTGGAAGTTGAATTCTCAGTAGAGAATGGCAACGGCGATGGCGTTGAGCCTCTGCATGTTTACACCACGCGTCCGGACACGCTTTACGGTGTTACCTACCTGGCAGTGGCGGCCGCTCATCCGTTAGCGACTAAAGCTGCAAAAAATAATCCTGAGCTGGCAGCATTCGTTGATGAGTGCAAACACAGCAAGGTATCCGAAGCAGAAATGGCGACCATGGAAAAGAAGGGTATGCCAACGGGTATCTACGCAGTGCATCCGCTAAGCGGCAAGAAAGTACCAGTGTGGGTGGCTAACTTTGTATTGATGGATTATGGCACGGGTGCCGTGATGGCGGTTCCGGGTCATGACCAGCGCGATTATGAATTCGCGACTAAATACGGCATTGATATTGCCCCTGTCGTCAAACCTGCTGATGGTTCTGAGTTGGACATTAGCGAACAGGCTCATACCGAGAAAGGCATTCTATTCAATTCAGGTGAATTTGATGGCCTGGATTTTGACAAAGCATTTGCTGCGATTACCGCCAAATTAGAAGCAGAAAGTAAAGGCAAGAAGACCGTCAATTACCGTCTGCGCGATTGGGGTGTTTCCCGTCAGCGTTATTGGGGTGCTCCAATCCCGATGATCAATATGCCGGATGGTTCGGTGGTTCCTGCACCGGAAGATCAGTTACCGGTTCGCTTGCCTGAAGATGTGGTAATGGATGGCGTGACCAGCCCATTAAATACTGACGAAGAGTGGAAAAAAGCCATCGTTGATGGCGTGGAAGGTGTTCGCGAGACCGATACCTTTGATACTTTCATGGAATCAAGCTGGTACTATGCGCGTTACACCAGTACCGGTTACGAAGATGGCATGTTGAATCCTGAGCAGGCCAATTACTGGTTGCCAGTGGATCAATATATTGGCGGTATCGAACACGCCACCATGCACCTGATGTATTTCCGTTTCTTCCACAAATTATTGCGTGATGCAGGCCTTGTGAATTCTGATGAACCAGCCAAGCAGCTATTATGTCAGGGCATGGTTTTGGCGGATGCTTTCTATTACACCGATGACAAAGGTGCTCGTCATTGGGTATCGCCGCTTGAAGTAGAAGTGGTCGAGCGTGATGATAAAGGACGAATTATTAAGGCTGTGGACAGCGAAGGTCGTGAGGTGATTCATGCCGGCATGACCAAAATGTCCAAGTCGAAAAATAACGGTATCGACCCGCAGTCGATGGTCGATGAGTATGGCGCCGATACTATGCGCTTGTACACCATGTTTGCTTCACCACCGGATCAGGCACTTGAATGGCAGGATTCTGCAGTTGAAGGTTCGTTGCGCTTCTTGCGCCGTTTATGGAAACTGGTGCAAAGCCATCAGCAAAAAGGCCCGGTTACAAAACTTGATGCGGCAAGTCTAAACAATGATCAGAAAGCATTGCGTCGTAAAACACACGAAACCATTGCCAAAGTCACTGATGACTATGCTCGTCGTTATACTTTTAATACGGCTATTGCCGCGGTGATGGAATTACTCAATCATGTTAGCAAGGCTGAAGAGTCGAGCGAGCAGGACCGTGCAGTAGTGCAGGAAGCATTGGATGCCGCAGTTCTGATGCTTACACCTATTGTTCCGCATATCTGTACCATCTTGTGGCAGGCGCTCGGTTCACTGGTTGGCGAAGAGCGAGTTGATGTGGTTGATGCACAATGGCCAACGGCTGATAAATCTGCCATGGTGCAGGATGAAAAGCTGATCATTGTGCAGGTCAATGGCAAGGTTCGTGCCAAGATCACGGTTGCCGCTGATGCCAGTAAAGAGGAAGTTGAAAAACTGGCGATGGCTGATGAGCATGTGCAGAAATTTATTGCCGATAACACGGTTCGCAAAGTGATTGTGGTGCCGGGTAAACTGGTAAATATAGTTGCCAATTAG
- the rsfS gene encoding ribosome silencing factor: MQAEQLKDLVVDQLEDSKAKDIKVLNVKGLSSVTDYMIIASGTSSRHVKSVAHNLVSSVKDEGVQPLGVEGDDVAEWVLVDLGDVVAHIMMPQTRDFYQLEKLWDPNWKEARTTATS; encoded by the coding sequence ATGCAAGCGGAGCAATTGAAAGATCTGGTAGTTGACCAGTTAGAAGACAGCAAAGCCAAAGATATTAAAGTTCTCAATGTAAAAGGTCTCAGTTCAGTGACCGATTACATGATCATTGCCAGCGGCACATCTAGCCGTCACGTCAAATCCGTCGCCCATAATCTCGTATCAAGTGTTAAAGATGAAGGTGTTCAACCGCTTGGAGTTGAAGGTGATGATGTGGCTGAATGGGTGCTAGTCGATCTGGGCGATGTTGTAGCGCACATAATGATGCCGCAAACGCGAGATTTTTATCAGTTGGAAAAGCTGTGGGATCCTAATTGGAAAGAAGCCCGCACAACAGCCACCAGCTAA
- a CDS encoding septal ring lytic transglycosylase RlpA family protein, whose product MKVKMTSNTVITSSKVMLAGLGLLLVSACTTTPPAEEYEYEYGSPADRLRPDYAPDGTKRPFTNGPIAEPTPRVEEKSGLGNPPYYEVDGVVYHVMDSGNGYKDAGVASWYGQKFHGRRTSSGEVYDMYQFTAAHKTLPLPSYARVTNLDNGQSVIVKINDRGPFKKNRIIDLSYAAAKKLGYMDQGTARVEVEVLASPRNAGQVNASQLAQAGELELPPMDEQKDNAQLFVQVGAFADPLRADTLAARLRDHFGQPISISGVDVNGQTLQRVRIGPLRDARTAENILRQLNEYNFGTPKVVTE is encoded by the coding sequence GTGAAAGTTAAAATGACCTCAAATACTGTAATAACTTCAAGCAAAGTGATGCTGGCCGGATTGGGACTGCTGTTGGTTTCGGCATGTACCACCACGCCACCAGCAGAAGAGTATGAGTATGAATATGGCAGCCCAGCTGATCGACTGCGTCCAGACTATGCTCCGGATGGGACAAAGAGACCTTTCACCAACGGACCAATCGCCGAGCCGACGCCGAGAGTTGAAGAAAAGAGTGGCTTAGGTAATCCACCTTATTACGAAGTGGATGGTGTGGTCTATCATGTGATGGATTCTGGTAATGGCTATAAGGATGCAGGTGTTGCCAGCTGGTATGGTCAGAAATTTCATGGTCGTCGAACTTCATCTGGTGAAGTCTACGATATGTACCAATTTACCGCTGCTCATAAAACTCTGCCTCTACCCAGCTACGCGCGGGTAACCAATCTGGATAATGGTCAGTCGGTTATCGTTAAAATCAATGACCGTGGCCCATTCAAGAAAAACCGCATTATTGACCTGTCTTATGCTGCAGCTAAAAAGCTGGGCTATATGGACCAGGGTACGGCACGAGTAGAAGTTGAGGTTTTGGCTTCCCCTCGAAATGCCGGTCAAGTCAATGCATCGCAGTTGGCTCAGGCGGGTGAATTAGAATTGCCACCGATGGATGAGCAGAAAGACAATGCTCAGTTGTTTGTGCAAGTGGGTGCCTTTGCTGATCCTCTAAGAGCGGATACCTTGGCAGCTCGTCTGCGTGATCATTTTGGTCAGCCAATTTCGATTAGCGGTGTCGATGTCAATGGCCAGACGTTGCAGAGAGTTCGCATTGGGCCTTTACGAGATGCTCGTACTGCTGAAAATATTTTACGCCAATTGAATGAGTACAATTTTGGTACTCCTAAAGTTGTTACTGAATAA
- the mrdA gene encoding penicillin-binding protein 2 encodes MYKRQAIKDVGRETSMFFARCIVALFIVFILMVVLISRQFKLQVLDYQKYQTQSENNRISIQSVAPVRGLIYDRDGKLLAQNRSIFTLEITPEQTRDLPKLVQELRNVLTISDEQVLKFLEQIKFRPKFNSYVLKSNLTEEEVAKFSVVQHMYPGASLEARLERYYPYKGDLVHVLGRMGAINVEELEAMDEETRLRYAATSKIGKLGLERYYESILHGEVGSQRVETDVRGRIIRVLERDEPVAGMDIHLHLDLGLQRRATELMKEVGARGAIVAIEPSTGGVLAMVSQPGYDPNLFTGGISAEEYRKLLTPERPLYNRAVQGTYSPASTIKPHLAWLGLKEGVITPETKIRDPGWFSLPNNDRRYRDWKRWGHAPYMDVVDSIIESCDTFFYDLAVRIGIDRIHEGMTQFGFGQKTGIDMEEEKVGILPSREWKRTARKEPWYNGDTVNIGIGQGYWTVTPLQLANSTAVIANDGIRYQLQLVREFVEGNIHEQNVPVMAYHQIDTGDGRWLDLVKESMREVITGTKGTARTAFQGAEYIAAGKTGTAQVKSLGEEEEYDAETLAEKFHDNALFIGYAPYENPKIAIAVVMENAGGGGSNAAPIARKLMDYYLIDQYLIEQHQESEPTTETEVVNNGSAQ; translated from the coding sequence ATGTATAAACGACAAGCCATAAAAGATGTTGGTCGCGAAACGTCCATGTTTTTCGCGCGCTGTATTGTGGCGTTGTTTATCGTATTTATTCTGATGGTGGTTCTCATCAGCCGTCAGTTCAAACTTCAGGTTCTGGACTATCAGAAGTACCAGACCCAATCCGAAAACAATCGTATCAGTATTCAATCTGTCGCTCCGGTTCGTGGCCTTATCTATGATCGTGATGGAAAATTACTGGCGCAGAACCGTTCGATTTTCACTCTCGAAATTACTCCTGAGCAAACCAGGGATCTACCTAAACTGGTTCAAGAACTGCGAAATGTTTTAACTATTAGCGATGAGCAGGTTTTAAAGTTTCTAGAGCAGATCAAGTTCCGACCCAAATTTAATTCCTACGTTCTTAAATCTAACCTCACCGAAGAGGAAGTCGCTAAGTTTTCGGTGGTGCAGCACATGTATCCTGGAGCAAGCCTCGAAGCTCGTCTGGAACGCTATTACCCCTACAAAGGCGATCTGGTTCATGTCCTTGGCCGTATGGGGGCCATCAACGTCGAAGAATTAGAAGCGATGGATGAGGAAACTCGCCTACGTTACGCAGCCACCTCCAAAATTGGCAAGCTTGGTCTTGAGCGTTATTACGAAAGTATATTGCATGGCGAAGTGGGCAGTCAGCGCGTTGAGACTGATGTACGAGGGCGTATCATTCGCGTACTAGAACGCGATGAGCCAGTTGCTGGAATGGATATACATCTCCACCTCGATTTAGGTTTACAACGCAGAGCTACTGAGCTGATGAAAGAAGTCGGTGCTCGCGGGGCGATTGTCGCGATTGAACCATCAACGGGTGGGGTACTGGCCATGGTTAGTCAACCTGGTTATGACCCAAATTTGTTTACAGGCGGCATTTCTGCTGAAGAGTACAGGAAACTGCTAACGCCTGAGAGACCTCTTTACAATAGAGCAGTGCAGGGTACTTATTCTCCTGCATCAACCATTAAGCCACACCTGGCTTGGCTAGGATTGAAGGAAGGCGTCATTACTCCAGAAACCAAGATTCGTGATCCTGGCTGGTTTTCGTTACCCAATAATGACCGCCGTTATCGAGACTGGAAACGCTGGGGACATGCACCTTATATGGATGTTGTCGACTCTATCATCGAGTCCTGTGACACCTTCTTCTATGACCTTGCTGTCAGAATCGGTATTGACCGTATTCATGAAGGCATGACGCAGTTTGGTTTTGGCCAAAAAACTGGTATTGATATGGAAGAAGAAAAAGTCGGTATTCTGCCATCACGAGAATGGAAACGCACTGCTCGTAAAGAACCTTGGTATAACGGCGATACCGTAAATATTGGTATTGGTCAGGGTTACTGGACGGTAACGCCATTGCAGCTTGCCAATTCAACAGCGGTGATTGCCAATGATGGTATTCGCTATCAGCTTCAGCTGGTGAGGGAATTCGTTGAGGGAAATATCCATGAGCAGAATGTGCCTGTAATGGCCTACCATCAGATTGATACTGGTGATGGACGCTGGCTCGATCTGGTTAAGGAAAGTATGCGTGAAGTGATTACCGGAACAAAGGGTACCGCACGCACAGCTTTTCAGGGAGCAGAATATATTGCTGCAGGAAAAACCGGAACCGCGCAGGTTAAAAGTCTTGGGGAAGAAGAAGAGTATGATGCTGAAACACTGGCTGAAAAATTCCACGATAACGCGCTCTTTATCGGATATGCTCCATATGAAAACCCTAAAATTGCAATAGCGGTGGTGATGGAAAATGCTGGGGGTGGCGGTAGTAACGCAGCACCAATTGCGCGCAAGCTGATGGACTATTACTTGATAGATCAGTATTTAATCGAGCAACATCAGGAAAGTGAACCAACAACTGAAACCGAGGTGGTGAATAATGGCTCTGCTCAGTAG
- a CDS encoding LPS-assembly lipoprotein LptE produces MKRLNLCLILMIAIIGLSACGFQLRGQGAELSNTKVWLISQDMNADFERRLQQRLAYQGAELVEQPELSELQLAIVNYGVERRTVARDSLGRAAELELIFTLEYQMLTPEMVSEQEPETQRMTSRREFAYERNLESGQEREQQRLIADMQEEIIGRLLLQIAGTVSP; encoded by the coding sequence ATGAAGCGTTTGAATCTCTGTTTGATACTCATGATAGCCATCATTGGTCTGAGTGCCTGCGGTTTCCAATTGCGTGGCCAGGGTGCAGAACTATCCAACACCAAAGTGTGGCTGATTAGTCAGGATATGAATGCTGACTTTGAGCGTCGTCTTCAGCAGCGTCTTGCCTATCAAGGCGCTGAGTTGGTGGAGCAACCTGAATTATCTGAGTTGCAATTGGCGATCGTGAATTATGGCGTTGAAAGACGTACAGTAGCGCGCGATAGCTTGGGGCGTGCTGCTGAGCTCGAATTAATTTTCACTTTGGAATACCAGATGTTGACGCCAGAAATGGTCTCCGAGCAGGAGCCAGAAACACAGCGTATGACCAGTCGTCGTGAGTTTGCCTATGAGCGTAATCTGGAGTCTGGTCAGGAACGCGAGCAGCAGAGACTGATCGCGGATATGCAGGAAGAAATCATTGGTCGACTATTGCTGCAGATTGCTGGCACCGTTAGCCCTTAG
- the rlmH gene encoding 23S rRNA (pseudouridine(1915)-N(3))-methyltransferase RlmH produces the protein MQVRLLTVGQKMPAWVEQGFQEYAKRFPNDFKLELVEVAAEKRGKNADISRITEKEGKALLAQIQSSDWVVALDVKGKSFSTAQLAQQIEHWQQHYPNLVLLVGGPEGLSEECLARANQKWSLSALTFPHPLVRIIVAESLYRAWSVTVNHPYHRE, from the coding sequence ATGCAGGTTCGTTTATTGACGGTTGGCCAGAAAATGCCAGCCTGGGTCGAGCAGGGCTTTCAGGAATATGCCAAACGATTCCCTAACGACTTCAAATTGGAGTTGGTCGAAGTTGCCGCTGAGAAACGTGGCAAAAATGCCGATATCAGCCGCATTACCGAAAAAGAAGGCAAAGCACTCTTGGCACAGATCCAGTCCAGTGATTGGGTGGTTGCTTTGGATGTTAAAGGTAAAAGTTTTTCGACCGCGCAGCTTGCGCAACAGATAGAGCATTGGCAGCAACATTATCCAAACCTGGTTTTATTGGTCGGCGGGCCGGAAGGTCTGTCCGAAGAGTGTCTGGCGCGCGCCAATCAGAAATGGTCTTTATCGGCTTTGACTTTCCCACATCCTTTAGTCAGGATTATCGTCGCCGAGTCGCTTTACCGCGCCTGGTCTGTGACGGTGAATCATCCTTATCATAGGGAATAA